A genomic window from Vigna radiata var. radiata cultivar VC1973A chromosome 2, Vradiata_ver6, whole genome shotgun sequence includes:
- the LOC106755620 gene encoding receptor expression-enhancing protein 5 has product MKIGLRPFLSPVAPNLFLRTACCSIGLALPVYSTFKAIEDNDPYQQQRWLLYWAAYGSFSAAEMFTEKIFSWIPFYYHAKFAFLLWLQLPTLNGARQLYSSHLRPFLLKHQARMDVIVEFVYGVMSKLIRDHQTELQFARAVAVKFLVTGTQMIRDLIHPVGRKSNNIEPQKRQVQDSESED; this is encoded by the exons ATGAAGATTGGCTTGAGACCGTTCCTTTCTCCTGTTGCTCCCAACCTCTTTCTCCGCACAGCATG CTGTTCTATAGGGCTTGCGCTTCCCGTGTATTCCACTTTTAAAGCTATTGAGGACAATGATCCATATCAGCAACAGAGATGGCTATTGTATTGGGCAG CTTATGGATCTTTCAGTGCTGCAGAAATGTTTAccgaaaaaatattttcctg GATTCCATTCTATTACCATGCAAAGTTTGCATTTCTTCTTTGGCTACAACTTCCCACTCTCAAT GGTGCAAGACAATTGTATTCCAGTCACTTGCGTCCATTCCTGTTGAAGCATCAAGCTAGAATGGATGTGATTGTTGAATTTGTGTATGGTGTAATG AGTAAACTTATTCGTGATCACCAAACTGAATTGCAGTTTGCAAGAGCTGTAGCAGTGAAGTTTCTAGTGACAG GAACTCAGATGATTAGGGATCTCATTCATCCAGTTGGGAGGAAGTCTAATAACATTGAACCCCAAAAGAGGCAGGTTCAGGATTCAGAATCAGAAGATTAG
- the LOC106775965 gene encoding arabinosyltransferase RRA3 codes for MIGRRDREGPLMRNNNPNSLRKSRVLTAVAIGFLIGCVFAFLYPNGFFVSDSVAANRRLSHAGSITQENSAGCESSDRVNLLKSEYVAVSEKNAELKKQVRELTERLRLAEQGKDQAQKQFLTLGKQVKAGPFGTVKGLRTNPTVVPDESVNSRLGKILEKVAVNRELIVGLANANVKEMLEVWFTNIKRVGITNYLVVALDDEIVKFCESNQVPVYKRDPEDSVDAIGRIGSNHAVSGLKFRILREFLQLGYSVLLSDVDIVYLQNPFDHLYRDSDVESMSDGHNNMTAYGYNDVFDEPAMGWARFAHTMRIWVYNSGFFYIRPTIPSIELLDRVATRLSKEKAWDQAVFNEELFYPSHPGYDGLHASRRTMDMYLFMNSKVLFKTVRNDANLSKLKPVIIHVNYHPDKLPRMKAIVQYYVDGKQDALKPFPDGSN; via the exons ATGATTGGGCGCAGAGACAGAGAGGGACCCTTGATGAGGAACAACAACCCAAACTCTCTACGCAAATCCAGGGTTCTAACCGCAGTTGCAATTGGCTTCCTTATTGGATGCGTCTTCGCTTTCTTGTACCCCAATGGCTTCTTCGTTTCTGACTCTGTCGCTGCTAATCGCCGCCTCTCTCACGCGGGATCCATAACCCAG GAAAATTCAGCTGGATGTGAATCCTCAGATCGGGTCAACCTGTTGAAATCAGAATATGTAGCGGTATCAGAGAAGAATGCCGAGCTAAAGAAACAGGTGAGGGAATTGACTGAAAGGCTTCGCCTTGCAGAGCAAGGGAAAGACCAGGCTCAAAAGCAGTTCCTTACGCTAGGTAAACAGGTTAAGGCTGGACCCTTTGGTACAGTAAAGGGATTGAGAACTAACCCTACTGTTGTTCCTGATGAGTCTGTGAACTCGAGATTGGGAAAGATATTAGAGAAAGTTGCAGTTAACCGAGAGCTTATAGTTGGACTTGCAAACGCCAATGTAAAGGAGATGCTGGAGGTCTGGTTCACCAACATCAAGAGAGTTGGCATAACCAACTATCTAGTTGTTGCTTTAGACGATGAGATTGTGAAGTTTTGCGAATCAAATCAAGTGCCAGTGTATAAAAGAGATCCAGAAGATAGTGTTGATGCAATTGGAAGAATCGGGAGTAACCATGCTGTCTCTGGTCTTAAATTTCGTATTCTAAGAGAATTTTTGCAGTTGGGATACAGTGTTCTTCTATCAGATGTAGACATTGTATATTTGCAGAATCCATTTGATCATCTATACCGGGATTCAGACGTGGAGTCCATGAGCGATGGTCACAATAACATGACAGCATACGGCTATAACGATGTCTTTGATGAACCTGCAATGGGTTGGGCTAGATTTGCACATACTATGAGGATATGGGTTTACAACTCTGGTTTCTTCTATATTAGACCAACAATCCCTTCGATCGAGCTTTTGGATCGCGTGGCAACACGACTTTCGAAAGAGAAGGCTTGGGACCAGGCTGTTTTCAACGAGGAACTCTTTTACCCTTCACATCCTGGTTATGATGGGCTTCATGCTTCCAGAAGAACTATGGATATGTATCTCTTCATGAACAGCAAGGTTCTGTTCAAGACAGTGAGGAATGATGCTAACCTCAGCAAATTGAAGCCTGTAATTATTCATGTGAATTATCACCCTGATAAACTTCCCCGAATGAAAGCAATTGTTCAGTATTACGTTGATGGGAAGCAGGATGCTCTCAAACCTTTCCCTGATGGCTCAAATTGA
- the LOC106755242 gene encoding probable NAD(P)H dehydrogenase (quinone) FQR1-like 2 has protein sequence MGKGGGCFPSKTKAPVSVSERDPVSVESPIPANDPITTNQEGETTATETAPATATVKKLKVFIVFYSTYGHVESLARSLKKGVDSIEGVEGVLYRVVETLPEEVLQLMKAPQKDDSVPLISAENLVEADGLLFGFPTRYGSMAAQMKAFFDSTGQLWREQKLAGVPAGFFVSTGTQGGGQETTAWTAITQLVHHGMLYVPIGYTFGAGMFEMDSIRGGSPYGAGVFAGDGSRQASQTEHALAEYQGKHMATIVKKLSH, from the exons ATGGGGAAAGGAGGTGGTTGCTTTCCAAGCAAGACAAAGGCACCAGTTTCTGTATCAGAAAGAGATCCAGTTAGTGTTGAAAGTCCAATCCCGGCAAATGATCCAATTACCACAAACCAGGAGGGGGAAACAACAGCAACAGAAACAGCACCGGCAACAGCAACAGTGAAAAAGCTGAAAGTTTTCATTGTGTTCTACTCAACTTATGGTCATGTGGAGTCATTGGCAAGGTCCTTGAAGAAAGgggttgattcaattgaaggAGTTGAAGGAGTGTTGTACCGTGTGGTGGAGACACTTCCTGAGGAGGTCTTGCAACTCATGAAGGCACCTCAGAAGGATGATTCGGTGCCACTCATATCTGCTGAAAACTTGGTGGAGGCTGATGGCTTGCTGTTTGGATTTCCAACAAGGTATGGAAGCATGGCAGCACAGATGAAGGCGTTTTTCGATTCAACAGGTCAGTTGTGGAGAGAGCAGAAGCTGGCAGGAGTGCCTGCTGGCTTCTTTGTCAGCACTGGCACACAGGGTGGAGGTCAAGAAACAACCgc ATGGACAGCAATCACACAGTTAGTCCACCATGGAATGCTGTATGTTCCTATTGGTTACACCTTTGGTGCTGGAATGTTCGAAATGGATTCAATCAGAGGTGGGTCACCGTATGGAGCTGGAGTTTTTGCTGGCGATGGCTCAAGGCAAGCTAGTCAAACAGAACATGCCCTTGCAGAGTATCAAGGAAAACACATGGCCACAATAGTCAAGAAGTTAAGCCACTGA
- the LOC106756618 gene encoding dolichyl-diphosphooligosaccharide--protein glycosyltransferase 48 kDa subunit, giving the protein MSKLIFIFLAFIPLLCTSFTPERPSDRRVLVLLDDFAIKSSHSLFFNSLKSRGFDLHFHLADDPKIALQRYGQYLYDALILFSPTVERFGGSIDAAAILDFVDSGHDLIVAADSNASDLIREIATECGVDFDEDLAAMVVDHSGYAVSATEGDHTLIASDDFIKSDVILGSKKIEAPVLFQGIGHSLNPTNRLVLKALSASPSAFSANPKSKLTSPPSLTGSSISLVSVIQARNNARILVSGSLSMFSNRFFRSGVQKAGSPTKHEKSGNEQFFTELSKWVFHERGHLKALQLQHHKVGEASEPAIYRINDDLEFSVEIFEWSGTSWEPYVADDVQVQFYMMSPYVLKTLSTNGKGRYFTSFKVPDVYGVFQFKVEYEKLGYTSLSLSKQIPVRPFRHNEYERFIPAAYPYYGAAFSMMAGFFIFTAVHLYNK; this is encoded by the exons ATGTCGAagctcatcttcatcttcctcgcTTTCATTCCTCTTCTCTGCACTTCCTTCACCCCAGAGCGACCCTCAGATCGGCGCGTCCTCGTTTTGCTCGATGACTTCGCCATCAAATCCTCACACTCTCTCTTCTTCAACTCCCTCAAATCTCGAGGCTTCGATCTCCATTTCCACCTTGCCGATGACCCCAAAATTGCGCTTCAGAGATACGGCCAGTATCTCTACGATGCCCTAATTCTCTTTTCCCCCACCGTTGAAC GTTTTGGAGGATCCATTGATGCTGCAgcaattttggattttgttgATTCGGGTCATGATTTGATTGTTGCTGCTGATAGCAATGCTTCTGATTTAATCAGGGAAATCGCCACCGAGTGTGGAGTGGACTTCGATGAG gaTCTGGCTGCCATGGTTGTGGATCATTCTGGATATGCAGTATCTGCTACTGAAGGGGATCATACATTGATTGCTAGTGATGATTTTATCAAGTCTGACGTGATATTGGGAAGCAAAAAGATTGAG GCTCCAGTtcttttccaagggattgggcATTCACTAAATCCTACCAATAGGCtg GTGTTGAAAGCTCTCTCTGCATCTCCTTCAGCCTTTTCTGCTAACCCAAAATCTAAACTGACAAGTCCTCCATCACTCACTGGATCTTCGATCTCTTTAGTTTCAGTTATACAG GCAAGAAATAATGCCCGGATATTGGTATCTGGCTCATTGAGCATGTTCAGCAACCG atttttcAGGTCAGGTGTGCAGAAGGCTGGGAGTCCAACCAA ACATGAAAAGTCAGGTAATGAGCAGTTCTTCACCGAACTTAGCAAATGGGTTTTCCATGAAAGAGGTCACCTCAAG GCATTGCAGTTGCAACATCACAAAGTTGGGGAAGCTAGTGAACCAGCCATATATAGGATCAATGATGATTTG GAATTCTCTGTTGAAATTTTCGAGTGGTCTGGGACATCTTGGGAGCCTTACGTAGCTGATGATGTTCAAGTGCAATTTTACATGATGAGCCCCTATGTCTTGAAGACTTTGTCGACTAATGGCAAG GGCCGTTATTTCACATCATTTAAGGTTCCAGATGTCTATGGTGTTTTCCAATTTAAAGTTGAGTACGAAAAACTAGGATATACAAGCTTATCTCTATCAAAGCAG ATTCCTGTTCGTCCCTTCAGACACAATGAATACGAAAGATTTATACCAGCAGCTTATCCCTATTATGGAGCAGCATTTTCGATG ATGGCAggtttcttcatcttcactgccgTTCATCTATACAACAAGTAG
- the LOC106755908 gene encoding putative lipid-transfer protein DIR1 — translation MEACKKQVLIVVMMVLGMVMIQVNAQSFCRMPKDGLKACLASVSGDNPVDPNSDCCSAIAKADLQCFCRYKDSGLLSLYGVDPNKCMQLPVKCKVVDSFHC, via the coding sequence ATGGAGGCATGCAAGAAGCAGGTTTTGATTGTGGTGATGATGGTGTTGGGCATGGTGATGATCCAAGTGAATGCGCAATCGTTTTGCCGCATGCCGAAAGATGGGTTGAAGGCATGCTTAGCAAGTGTGAGTGGGGACAACCCTGTCGATCCAAACTCTGATTGCTGCTCAGCCATTGCAAAGGCTGATCTTCAGTGCTTCTGCCGCTACAAGGATTCGGGATTGCTCTCTCTATATGGTGTTGATCCCAACAAATGCATGCAACTCCCTGTTAAGTGCAAGGTTGTCGACTCTTTCCACTGCTAG